ACTCATATGGACATGGGAGGCAATCTCGGCGAGTGCCGGCTGCCGGTCTCCGTAGCGCACGATGAACGCGATGGCGCTGGCGATACGCTCATAGTCGGTCATGGAGACATCCCCGGAAAATCCAACACCGCTTACTCATGGTCTGCCCCGGTTGGCATCACGGGCCCGATAGAGGCGCTCGGGGACGGTCGCCAGACGCGAGGGGCGAAGCCTCCCGCCAAGACCATATAACTGTTGGAAGCTCATGAGCACGGGGCGCCATGCATCGGGGTCGATGCGGTGCGCTTCGCCCGCCATCAGGATCGATTCATCCGCGTGAACGCGTTGGATGCGAGCCTCCAGGCATACGATGCGTCCTTTTTGGGAAGGGTCGTCCTCGCCCATCGCGTGCGTGGTGGCGACGCTCGCCTCGAGATGCACGGGACATTCGCGCACGCGGGGCGCGGCCACCGTCGCTGATGCCACGGGCGTGAGCCCGGCTGCGGCAAACTTATCGGGTTCATAGCGGTAGCCCATGGCGCGCTTGAATTCGGGCACCGGATTTGAGCCCGTGGTCAGCGCCAGGCGGTCGATCGCGTCGACCTCGCTCACCGAAGGGAGATTGAGGACACATTCGCCGCTACGCATAAGGTTTCCGGTGGTCTGGGATGAGGCGGCCAGGCCGAGCAGACATCGCCACCCCAACCAGAATACCGAGGACATGGGCGCGAGATTGAAAGTCCCGTCGCCGTTCACCGTACTGATCAAAATGACCGGCGTCCCAAAATACAAAATGGCAGGGTGAATAGTTCGATGCATATCCGTGCCTCCGGGTTCGCGGCCGCGCGACGCGGCCACCTCCAAGGGGCGGAGCATAAGGCGGGTCGCGCCCGCCCGCGACCCGGATCTTGCGCAA
The DNA window shown above is from Acidiferrobacter sp. SPIII_3 and carries:
- a CDS encoding flavin reductase family protein, with the protein product MHRTIHPAILYFGTPVILISTVNGDGTFNLAPMSSVFWLGWRCLLGLAASSQTTGNLMRSGECVLNLPSVSEVDAIDRLALTTGSNPVPEFKRAMGYRYEPDKFAAAGLTPVASATVAAPRVRECPVHLEASVATTHAMGEDDPSQKGRIVCLEARIQRVHADESILMAGEAHRIDPDAWRPVLMSFQQLYGLGGRLRPSRLATVPERLYRARDANRGRP